One Actinomyces marmotae DNA window includes the following coding sequences:
- a CDS encoding carbohydrate ABC transporter permease has product MTTTSSARPATTHVGADPAAAYKVRRRSRAAFGGTNWWTTLLVVVLSLTILVPLYFTIITAFKTPAELAASGWALPEHWRIDNFAQAWEMTSYPRRVLTSTIITLGATVLTIVSNSMVAYALGRNMHRRWVRWMYYYVVAALFVPFPIIMLPVVRETAMLHLDNEAGLILLYVVYGLAFNILMYTSFIKAIPEELEEAAAIDGASRWGIFWRIIFPLLSPMNATVGILTCLWAWNDFLLPLVILTDQSKATLPLAQYVFQGQFNTNYPVSFASYLMAIAPMFVVYVLAQRWVISGVMRGAQK; this is encoded by the coding sequence ATGACGACTACCTCCTCCGCCCGACCGGCCACCACTCACGTCGGCGCCGACCCGGCCGCTGCCTACAAGGTCCGCCGCCGCAGCCGCGCCGCCTTCGGGGGCACCAACTGGTGGACGACACTGCTCGTCGTCGTCCTCAGCCTCACGATCCTCGTCCCCCTGTACTTCACTATCATCACGGCCTTCAAGACCCCGGCCGAGCTCGCCGCCTCCGGCTGGGCGCTGCCCGAGCACTGGCGCATCGACAACTTCGCCCAGGCCTGGGAGATGACCTCCTACCCCCGGCGCGTGCTCACCTCCACGATCATCACCCTGGGCGCCACGGTCCTCACCATCGTGTCGAACTCGATGGTCGCCTACGCGCTGGGGCGCAACATGCACCGGCGCTGGGTGAGGTGGATGTACTACTACGTCGTGGCGGCCCTGTTCGTGCCCTTCCCCATCATCATGCTGCCGGTGGTGCGGGAGACCGCCATGCTGCACCTGGACAACGAGGCCGGCCTCATCCTGCTGTACGTCGTCTACGGCCTGGCCTTCAACATCCTCATGTACACCTCCTTCATCAAGGCGATCCCTGAGGAGCTGGAGGAGGCCGCCGCGATCGACGGCGCCTCGCGCTGGGGCATCTTCTGGCGGATTATCTTCCCGCTGCTGTCCCCGATGAACGCCACGGTCGGCATCCTCACCTGCCTGTGGGCGTGGAACGACTTCCTCCTGCCGCTGGTCATCCTCACCGACCAGTCCAAGGCGACGCTGCCCCTGGCCCAGTACGTCTTCCAGGGCCAGTTCAACACGAACTACCCGGTGTCCTTCGCCTCCTACCTCATGGCGATCGCCCCCATGTTTGTCGTCTACGTCCTCGCCCAGCGCTGGGTCATCTCCGGCGTCATGCGCGGCGCGCAGAAGTGA
- a CDS encoding AAA family ATPase, translating into MKTARLTELRLTCFKSFRDAVVPLDGMTVLTGRNSSGKSNVLDALDVLSRLATPERLRDSLDGHRREGGPVRGGAKGLAPHGESSFTLGCTVRVSGADGAVDYLYDVEVEVGEEPGVVAETLKLQGDDQQDPTPLLTALSGDDEEELTVAIGPLPAFKIPRSFTALSFFPGGIQTISHDPRSAEAAGIVLRTLRNAVILNADVTSMKDYVSRGRREIEPDMANLSALVCLMRSERPSLFSRLEALAREVAGCPIEALDFITANDGHEVMLALRESGAARTGARSMSDGLLRFLAIATALLLVPQSAQEEPDDGRTSAARVVAIEEIENGLHPSHAARLLELVEGAGAQAGISIIITTHSPALLDAIGGSRAEDVLVCHDGQVTRLPDLPGYDRAMARGTLGRVVSQGLLTGPSEDDGADYSDFLRLVGAM; encoded by the coding sequence ATGAAGACAGCGCGTCTGACCGAACTGCGACTCACCTGCTTCAAGTCCTTCCGGGACGCTGTCGTGCCCCTGGATGGCATGACTGTGCTGACCGGGCGGAACTCCAGCGGCAAGTCGAACGTCCTCGACGCGCTGGACGTCCTGTCGCGCCTGGCCACGCCGGAGCGCCTGCGAGACAGCCTCGATGGCCACCGCCGCGAGGGCGGGCCAGTGCGAGGCGGGGCGAAAGGCCTGGCGCCGCATGGTGAGAGCTCGTTCACTCTCGGGTGCACGGTTCGCGTGAGCGGGGCGGACGGCGCCGTCGACTACCTCTACGATGTCGAGGTCGAGGTGGGAGAAGAGCCAGGGGTTGTGGCCGAGACGCTCAAGCTCCAGGGCGACGACCAGCAGGATCCAACCCCGTTGCTCACAGCCCTCTCCGGCGATGACGAGGAGGAGTTAACGGTCGCGATTGGGCCTTTGCCGGCTTTCAAGATCCCGAGGTCCTTTACCGCGCTGTCTTTCTTCCCAGGCGGTATCCAGACCATTTCTCATGATCCTCGGAGCGCTGAGGCCGCTGGCATCGTTCTTCGGACGCTGCGGAACGCGGTGATCCTGAACGCGGATGTGACCAGCATGAAGGACTATGTTTCGCGGGGTCGCAGGGAGATCGAGCCGGATATGGCCAACCTGTCGGCCCTCGTGTGTCTCATGAGATCTGAGCGCCCATCGCTGTTCAGCAGGCTTGAGGCGCTTGCCCGGGAAGTCGCGGGCTGTCCTATCGAGGCGCTTGACTTCATCACCGCGAATGACGGTCACGAGGTCATGCTCGCGCTCAGGGAGTCGGGGGCCGCTCGTACAGGTGCCAGGTCGATGAGCGATGGGCTCCTGAGGTTCCTCGCCATCGCCACCGCGCTCCTTCTCGTCCCGCAGAGCGCTCAGGAAGAGCCTGACGACGGGCGGACCTCCGCGGCCCGCGTCGTTGCCATCGAGGAAATCGAGAACGGCCTGCACCCCTCTCACGCGGCCCGTTTGCTCGAGCTCGTCGAGGGAGCGGGCGCGCAGGCGGGGATCTCCATCATCATCACCACCCACTCGCCCGCCCTCCTCGACGCTATTGGGGGAAGCCGTGCCGAGGATGTGCTCGTCTGCCATGACGGGCAGGTGACACGACTGCCCGACCTTCCCGGCTACGACCGCGCCATGGCGCGGGGGACTCTCGGGCGCGTGGTGTCCCAGGGGCTGCTCACCGGTCCTTCCGAGGATGACGGGGCCGACTACTCGGACTTCTTGCGACTCGTCGGAGCCATGTGA
- a CDS encoding OmpA family protein, which translates to MSAPARRASLRAAACAVALAGALALGGAASAATPTPRADDSSRYSPKASTLPSLTQAAPPETASTVTHIAAPVLDLALPVLDIIAPVASADGAVSTSKVGNTTTATLSNDVTFDVDSATLTTRATQVLDSIVTGWAGTAPAEVTVVGHTDSVADDAYNQALSEKRARAVADYLISKSPGLKVTASGKGETEPVASETKEDGSVSEEGKAANRRVVLTWKQ; encoded by the coding sequence ATGAGCGCCCCGGCCCGTCGGGCATCACTGCGCGCGGCGGCCTGCGCCGTCGCCCTCGCGGGGGCACTGGCGCTCGGGGGCGCCGCGAGCGCGGCCACCCCCACCCCAAGGGCCGACGACTCCTCGAGGTACTCGCCCAAGGCCTCGACCCTGCCCTCGCTCACCCAGGCGGCGCCCCCGGAGACCGCATCGACCGTCACGCACATCGCCGCCCCGGTGCTCGACCTCGCCCTGCCGGTGCTGGACATCATCGCCCCGGTGGCCAGCGCTGATGGCGCGGTGAGCACGAGCAAGGTCGGCAATACGACGACGGCGACGCTGTCCAACGACGTCACCTTCGACGTCGACTCCGCGACGCTCACCACGCGCGCCACCCAGGTCCTCGACTCGATCGTCACCGGCTGGGCGGGCACGGCCCCGGCAGAAGTGACCGTGGTGGGGCACACGGACTCCGTGGCCGACGACGCGTACAACCAGGCGCTGTCGGAGAAGCGCGCCCGGGCGGTGGCCGACTACCTCATCTCGAAGTCCCCGGGGCTCAAGGTGACGGCGTCCGGCAAGGGCGAGACGGAGCCAGTGGCCTCGGAGACCAAGGAGGACGGCTCGGTCTCCGAGGAGGGCAAGGCCGCCAACCGCCGAGTGGTGCTCACCTGGAAGCAGTAG
- a CDS encoding carbohydrate ABC transporter permease has product MTARTTQAAPTQDAGAQPRPSNRPKPIEPAFVWMIVPAALVFTVLLTIPLLTGVFYTFTNFQGYGDWRFVGLTNYTNLLRDDIIWGSYLFTFKYAIVASVLTNVIALGLALLLNTRLKAQSLWRGVFFVPYILPVLVVSYIFSYLLTNNLPQVGQALGWQWLSTSLLANEDLAWLAIVVVGVWQSVAYTTIIYLAGLQTVPEEIYEASALDGAGPVRRLWSMTLPLIIPYLGINMVLSFKGFLGVFDQIVALTGGGPGTATQSISYLIFKNGFQGGEYAYQTANGIIYFLIVVILSFAQLRVTQSQERV; this is encoded by the coding sequence ATGACAGCACGTACCACCCAGGCCGCACCCACCCAGGACGCCGGCGCCCAGCCCCGGCCGAGCAACCGGCCCAAGCCGATCGAGCCCGCCTTCGTGTGGATGATCGTGCCCGCGGCGCTCGTCTTCACCGTCCTGCTCACGATCCCCCTGCTCACCGGCGTCTTCTACACCTTCACGAACTTCCAGGGCTACGGCGACTGGCGCTTCGTCGGCCTGACGAACTACACGAACCTCCTGCGTGACGACATCATCTGGGGCTCCTACCTCTTCACCTTCAAGTACGCGATCGTCGCCTCGGTGCTCACCAACGTCATCGCGCTGGGCCTGGCCCTCCTGCTCAACACGCGGCTCAAGGCCCAGAGCCTGTGGCGCGGCGTGTTCTTCGTGCCCTACATCCTGCCGGTCCTCGTCGTGTCCTACATCTTCAGCTACCTGCTGACCAACAACCTGCCCCAGGTCGGCCAGGCGCTGGGCTGGCAGTGGCTGAGCACCTCCCTGCTGGCCAACGAGGACCTCGCCTGGCTCGCCATCGTCGTCGTCGGCGTGTGGCAGTCAGTCGCCTACACGACGATCATCTACCTCGCCGGGCTCCAGACCGTGCCGGAGGAGATCTACGAGGCCTCCGCCCTCGACGGCGCCGGACCCGTGCGCCGCTTGTGGTCGATGACGCTGCCGCTCATCATCCCCTACCTCGGCATCAACATGGTCCTGTCCTTCAAGGGCTTCCTCGGGGTCTTCGACCAGATCGTCGCCCTCACCGGCGGCGGCCCCGGCACCGCGACCCAGTCCATCTCCTACCTCATCTTCAAGAACGGCTTCCAGGGCGGCGAGTACGCCTACCAGACGGCGAACGGCATCATCTACTTCCTCATCGTGGTGATCCTGTCCTTCGCCCAGCTGCGTGTGACGCAGAGCCAGGAAAGGGTCTGA
- a CDS encoding ABC transporter substrate-binding protein codes for MTALSRRSFLATAAGAAALTAAGGALAGCSSGDDGKVHLELFQFKSEAIALFDTICADFNAANPDVVVTQNFQADNITALRARLVKGSIPDLITINGDYSYGALARTGIFADFTDSGLLDGVNPTMAGILNTLGTGAEGQTNGLAFADNGSGIIYNKDVFESAGVEPPTTWAELIEVCQTLQAQGINPFYWATKDSWTGAPAFSSLSGSFLTDGVAAWYGRRRVIDGRTSFRELSPVFEKMLQAYQYGNDDKAALGYNDGNQGFAQGKGAMYWHGTYAIPAIRSYNPDINLGTFATPADDKADTKVVSGVDVAFTMGKDPAHPEENQRFLKHIMSEANMSAYCAQQTAYPTLTTLRADDPALEGLQPYVDDERLATYSDHNFPQAITLNAYLQQYLFNGDLEALIQTLDTQWDKVVTRINETS; via the coding sequence ATGACAGCACTGAGCAGACGCTCCTTCCTCGCCACCGCGGCGGGGGCGGCGGCGCTCACGGCAGCGGGCGGCGCGCTCGCGGGCTGCTCGTCCGGCGACGACGGCAAAGTCCACCTCGAGCTCTTCCAGTTCAAGAGCGAGGCGATCGCCCTCTTCGACACGATCTGCGCCGACTTCAACGCCGCCAACCCCGACGTCGTCGTCACCCAGAACTTCCAGGCCGACAACATCACCGCCCTGCGCGCGCGACTGGTCAAGGGCTCAATCCCCGACCTCATCACCATCAACGGCGACTACTCCTACGGCGCGCTCGCCCGCACCGGCATCTTCGCCGACTTCACCGACTCCGGCCTGCTCGACGGCGTCAACCCCACGATGGCCGGCATCCTCAACACCCTGGGCACCGGTGCCGAGGGCCAGACCAACGGCCTTGCCTTCGCCGACAACGGCTCCGGCATCATCTACAACAAGGACGTCTTCGAGTCCGCCGGCGTCGAGCCACCCACCACGTGGGCTGAACTCATCGAGGTCTGCCAGACGCTCCAGGCGCAGGGCATCAACCCCTTCTACTGGGCCACCAAGGACAGCTGGACGGGAGCACCCGCCTTCTCCTCCCTGTCCGGCTCCTTCCTCACCGACGGCGTCGCCGCCTGGTACGGCAGGCGCCGCGTCATCGACGGACGCACGTCCTTTCGCGAGCTGAGCCCCGTCTTCGAGAAGATGCTCCAGGCCTACCAGTACGGCAACGACGACAAGGCCGCCCTGGGCTACAACGACGGCAACCAGGGCTTCGCCCAGGGCAAGGGCGCCATGTACTGGCACGGCACCTACGCCATTCCCGCGATCCGCTCCTACAACCCGGACATCAACCTCGGCACCTTCGCCACCCCCGCCGACGACAAGGCTGACACCAAGGTCGTCTCCGGCGTCGACGTCGCCTTCACCATGGGCAAGGACCCCGCCCACCCCGAGGAGAACCAGCGCTTCCTGAAGCACATCATGAGCGAGGCCAACATGTCCGCCTACTGCGCCCAGCAGACCGCCTACCCCACGCTCACCACCCTGAGGGCCGACGACCCCGCGCTTGAGGGCCTCCAGCCCTACGTCGACGACGAGCGCCTGGCCACCTACTCCGACCACAACTTCCCGCAGGCGATCACGCTCAACGCCTACCTCCAGCAGTACCTCTTCAACGGCGACCTCGAGGCCCTCATCCAGACCCTCGACACCCAGTGGGACAAGGTCGTCACGCGCATCAACGAGACATCCTGA
- a CDS encoding ROK family transcriptional regulator encodes MTPRDRAHPPPAGAAPGAPTGARAAVPTAPGAWSGLSVTQRRIALELLRHGRMSRASLMGRVGISAGSITRLTSPMLESGTLLATAEQVRATGRPQSHLEVDAGAERLVGVTLSGRHLTAVLTDLRLTVLASTRLEVTDHAPEAVVALLARAVGDLRSRLAQDGAPVTGLGLTLGGSSRDGRTVDEAVFLGWHGVRLAEAVEAATGIPTLVGNDLAAMTEQELWFGAGREHERFSLVTVGAGIGHGLVVGGSVISSPDAQLGLAGMVPVPDGAHPPVSSPAMACLTDAALERAWSQRLAAGRHRSPDRGARAARILSLAEDGDGDAMDVCASFALRLGRFIGITAAFTLPETVIVAGERSGVASLFEDQVMLGIAAVRRPGAAPLDVVVREHDRAQWARGAAVLVLRARIAGEL; translated from the coding sequence GTGACCCCCCGCGACCGCGCGCACCCTCCGCCCGCAGGCGCCGCCCCCGGCGCGCCCACAGGGGCCCGCGCCGCCGTGCCCACCGCCCCCGGCGCGTGGTCGGGCCTGAGCGTCACGCAGCGGCGCATCGCGCTCGAGCTCCTGCGCCACGGGCGCATGTCGCGCGCCAGCCTCATGGGGCGCGTCGGGATCTCCGCGGGGTCGATCACGCGCCTGACCTCCCCCATGCTGGAGTCCGGCACGCTGCTGGCCACGGCCGAGCAGGTCCGCGCCACCGGCCGCCCGCAGTCGCACCTCGAGGTCGACGCCGGCGCCGAGCGGCTCGTGGGCGTCACCCTGTCCGGCCGCCACCTCACCGCCGTGCTCACCGACCTCAGGCTGACGGTGCTGGCCTCCACCCGGCTCGAGGTCACTGACCACGCCCCCGAGGCCGTCGTGGCGCTGCTGGCGCGAGCCGTCGGCGACCTGCGCTCGCGCCTCGCCCAGGACGGGGCGCCCGTGACGGGGCTGGGGCTGACGCTGGGCGGCTCGAGCCGTGACGGGCGCACCGTCGACGAGGCGGTCTTCCTCGGCTGGCACGGCGTGCGCCTGGCCGAGGCGGTGGAGGCCGCCACCGGGATCCCCACGCTCGTCGGCAACGACCTGGCCGCGATGACGGAGCAGGAGTTGTGGTTCGGCGCCGGGCGCGAGCACGAGCGCTTCAGCCTTGTGACCGTGGGCGCCGGCATCGGCCACGGGCTCGTCGTGGGCGGCTCGGTCATCTCCTCGCCCGACGCCCAGCTCGGCCTGGCGGGCATGGTACCCGTGCCCGACGGCGCTCACCCCCCGGTCTCCTCGCCCGCCATGGCCTGCCTGACCGACGCCGCCCTCGAGCGCGCCTGGTCCCAGCGCCTGGCGGCCGGTCGCCACCGGAGCCCCGACCGGGGCGCGCGGGCCGCCCGCATCCTGTCTCTGGCCGAGGACGGCGACGGTGACGCCATGGACGTGTGCGCCTCCTTCGCGCTCCGCCTGGGCCGCTTCATCGGCATCACCGCGGCCTTCACCCTGCCCGAGACGGTCATCGTCGCGGGCGAGCGCTCCGGCGTCGCCTCCCTGTTCGAGGACCAGGTCATGCTCGGGATCGCCGCGGTGCGCCGCCCCGGCGCCGCGCCCCTGGACGTCGTCGTGCGCGAGCACGACCGCGCCCAGTGGGCCCGCGGCGCGGCGGTGCTCGTCCTGCGCGCGCGCATCGCCGGCGAGCTCTGA
- a CDS encoding sugar O-acetyltransferase — MPGTQSTTPNGAPDHAGASERFPEAAPFFAGDERSNRERMIAGDWYVADDPENSRISAAARRALHLYEEAFNLGEPGAEEHLRAAIPHLGPGCKLLPPVRVDYGDRITVGEGTFVNYGLVALDVAEIRIGAHCQIGPGVQLLTPVHPLEPTARRAGLESADPITIGDNTWLGGGVIVCPGVTIGEGCVVGAGAVVTRDLPPYSLAVGNPARVIRSLDDSTFAPRH, encoded by the coding sequence ATGCCGGGCACTCAGAGCACCACGCCGAACGGCGCCCCCGACCACGCCGGCGCTTCCGAGCGCTTCCCCGAGGCCGCACCCTTCTTCGCCGGGGACGAGCGCTCCAACCGCGAGCGCATGATCGCCGGGGACTGGTACGTGGCCGATGATCCGGAGAACTCCCGCATCTCCGCGGCCGCGCGCCGCGCCCTCCACCTCTACGAGGAGGCCTTCAACCTCGGCGAGCCGGGGGCCGAGGAGCACCTGCGCGCGGCGATCCCGCACCTGGGCCCCGGCTGCAAGCTGCTGCCGCCGGTGCGCGTGGACTACGGCGACCGGATCACGGTCGGCGAGGGGACCTTCGTGAACTACGGGCTCGTGGCCCTCGACGTCGCCGAGATCCGCATCGGCGCGCATTGCCAGATCGGCCCGGGCGTCCAACTGCTCACCCCGGTCCACCCCTTGGAGCCGACGGCCCGCAGGGCGGGCCTGGAGTCGGCCGACCCGATCACCATCGGGGACAACACGTGGCTGGGCGGCGGCGTCATCGTCTGCCCGGGCGTGACGATCGGCGAGGGCTGCGTGGTGGGGGCCGGAGCCGTCGTCACCAGGGACCTTCCGCCCTACTCACTGGCGGTGGGCAATCCCGCGCGCGTCATCCGCTCCCTCGACGACTCCACTTTCGCGCCGCGCCACTGA
- a CDS encoding chloride channel protein produces MVPARTPPLEPARRPALPAAARLLCALVLSGVAAGLIGIAMAYLLEGFEWLFYGVEEGSLPERVAAAPAWRRIAAPALGGALAGALWWWERSTGGVVSVERVVADSGAPGPDSPSRRMGVLRPFGDAVLQVLTVGAGNSVGREGAPRLAAGAVAVVVGRRLGLDRSWARLLVASAAGAGLAAMYNAPLGGAAYAVEIVMLTGMRRRGALLAVPLSALATVVSWWGSGGRASLVMPAAPLTAQTLLACLLAAPVAALLGWLAARAWAWCKARRLPDSWSLPLAIGGAGLATGAASLLLPELPGNGRDAFQGALDSPAAAGALAALLGVVVLKPLLTGVTLGAGATGGLLAPSFALGASGGAAIAVGLSLAGMSPSIPAAALMGAGVALAVTQRAPVFGAVFVWEVAQGPTWILPPLLVACWAACRITRPHAS; encoded by the coding sequence ATGGTCCCTGCCCGTACTCCTCCCCTTGAGCCCGCGCGCCGACCCGCCCTGCCGGCGGCCGCCAGGCTCCTCTGCGCGCTGGTGCTGTCGGGCGTGGCGGCGGGCCTCATCGGCATCGCCATGGCCTACCTCCTCGAGGGCTTCGAGTGGCTGTTCTACGGAGTCGAGGAGGGCTCGCTGCCGGAACGAGTGGCGGCCGCGCCCGCGTGGCGCCGTATCGCGGCGCCGGCCCTGGGCGGCGCCCTCGCGGGCGCCCTGTGGTGGTGGGAGCGCTCCACCGGCGGGGTGGTGAGCGTGGAGCGAGTGGTCGCCGACTCCGGCGCCCCCGGCCCCGACTCGCCCTCTCGCCGCATGGGGGTGCTGCGCCCCTTCGGCGACGCCGTCCTTCAGGTCCTCACCGTCGGCGCGGGAAACTCGGTGGGGCGCGAGGGGGCCCCGCGGCTGGCTGCGGGGGCTGTCGCCGTCGTGGTCGGCCGCAGGCTGGGTCTCGATCGTTCCTGGGCCCGGCTTCTTGTCGCCTCCGCCGCCGGGGCGGGCCTGGCGGCCATGTACAACGCGCCGCTGGGCGGGGCGGCCTATGCCGTCGAGATCGTCATGCTGACCGGGATGCGGCGGCGCGGCGCGCTCCTCGCGGTGCCGCTGAGCGCTCTGGCGACGGTGGTCTCCTGGTGGGGCTCGGGCGGCCGGGCGAGCCTGGTGATGCCCGCCGCCCCGCTCACCGCGCAGACCCTCCTGGCCTGCCTGCTGGCGGCCCCGGTCGCGGCGCTCCTCGGATGGCTGGCGGCGCGCGCCTGGGCGTGGTGCAAGGCGCGCCGGCTGCCGGATTCCTGGAGCCTGCCCCTGGCGATCGGCGGCGCCGGCCTGGCCACGGGCGCGGCCTCCCTGTTGCTGCCAGAGCTACCCGGCAATGGCCGCGACGCCTTCCAGGGAGCGCTCGACTCGCCCGCCGCGGCGGGCGCGCTCGCGGCGCTGCTCGGCGTCGTCGTCCTCAAGCCGCTCCTCACCGGGGTGACGCTCGGGGCCGGGGCCACCGGCGGGCTGCTGGCGCCGTCCTTCGCCCTGGGGGCCAGCGGCGGGGCCGCCATCGCCGTCGGGCTGAGCCTGGCGGGGATGTCCCCGAGCATCCCCGCGGCGGCCCTCATGGGCGCGGGGGTGGCCCTCGCGGTCACGCAGCGCGCGCCCGTCTTCGGAGCGGTGTTCGTCTGGGAGGTCGCCCAGGGACCGACCTGGATCCTCCCGCCGCTCCTCGTGGCGTGCTGGGCCGCCTGCCGGATCACGCGGCCGCACGCCTCCTGA
- a CDS encoding glycoside hydrolase family 13 protein, whose product MSHPALIPSPRHVGQEPDWWRHAVVYQVYPRSFQDTNGDGVGDIPGIIERLDYLDALGVDAVWLSPVYRSPQDDNGYDISDYRDIDPAFGTLADLDALIAGLHSRGMRLVMDLVVNHTSDEHPWFVDSRSAVGSAKRDWYIWRPPRQVPGLEPGQPGTEPTNWGSFFSGPAWEWDETTGEFYLHLFSRKQPDLNWENPEVRRAVHDMMTWWLDRGVDGFRMDVINLVSKTYPLVDGAQGPGDLFGDGFHAVANGPRIHEFLAEMNREVLAPRPGHIITVGEAPGVRLSDGPLYTAPDRGELDMVFQFEHVGLADGPGGKFDPVPVDHVALKANLASWQDALAPKAAPDGALTERGWNSNYWDNHDQPRAVSRFGDDDPGLRAMSAKTLASILHMHRGTPYIYQGEELGMTNTVFPDISSFRDLESLNHYRERVAAGDDPGAVVDSLRANSRDNARTPVQWEPGPGAGFTTGTPWIPIAPNADEVNAASQVGVPGSVFEHYRALISLRHAEPAMALGAFRLLDAASPDTWIILRSWKGADGAARQILLLAAYGSAPLDLTEGGALRARLAAEGLDLGEWADAERALTASLPADQAGVLGRGAPDRLEAWDSLILRRVL is encoded by the coding sequence ATGAGCCACCCCGCCCTCATCCCCAGCCCCCGTCACGTCGGGCAGGAGCCCGACTGGTGGCGCCACGCCGTCGTCTACCAGGTCTACCCCCGGTCCTTCCAGGACACCAATGGCGACGGCGTCGGGGACATCCCCGGAATCATCGAGCGCCTGGACTACCTCGACGCCCTGGGCGTCGACGCCGTCTGGCTCAGCCCCGTCTACCGCTCCCCGCAGGACGACAACGGCTACGACATCTCCGACTACCGCGACATCGACCCGGCCTTCGGCACCCTGGCCGACCTCGACGCGCTTATCGCCGGCCTGCACTCCCGGGGGATGAGGCTCGTCATGGACCTCGTCGTCAACCACACGAGCGACGAGCACCCCTGGTTCGTCGACTCCCGCAGCGCAGTCGGCTCCGCCAAGCGCGACTGGTACATCTGGCGGCCGCCCCGCCAGGTGCCGGGCCTGGAGCCCGGCCAACCCGGCACTGAGCCCACCAACTGGGGGTCCTTCTTCTCGGGGCCCGCCTGGGAGTGGGACGAGACGACCGGGGAGTTCTACCTGCACCTGTTCTCGCGCAAGCAGCCGGACCTCAATTGGGAGAACCCCGAGGTGCGTCGCGCCGTCCACGACATGATGACCTGGTGGCTCGACCGCGGCGTCGATGGTTTCCGGATGGACGTGATCAACCTCGTCTCCAAGACCTACCCGCTGGTCGATGGGGCCCAGGGGCCGGGCGACCTGTTCGGGGACGGATTCCACGCCGTCGCCAATGGGCCGAGGATCCACGAGTTCCTCGCCGAGATGAACCGTGAGGTCCTCGCCCCGCGCCCCGGCCACATCATCACCGTGGGGGAGGCCCCCGGGGTGCGCCTGTCCGACGGGCCCTTGTACACGGCCCCCGATCGGGGAGAGCTCGACATGGTGTTCCAGTTCGAGCACGTGGGGCTCGCCGACGGCCCCGGCGGGAAGTTCGACCCCGTCCCCGTGGACCATGTGGCACTCAAGGCCAACCTCGCATCCTGGCAGGACGCCCTCGCCCCGAAGGCCGCCCCGGATGGCGCGCTGACCGAGCGCGGTTGGAACTCGAACTACTGGGACAACCACGACCAGCCCCGCGCCGTCTCCCGCTTCGGGGACGACGATCCCGGCCTGCGGGCGATGAGCGCCAAGACCCTGGCCTCCATCCTGCACATGCACCGCGGCACGCCCTACATCTATCAGGGCGAGGAGCTGGGCATGACGAACACCGTCTTCCCGGACATCTCGTCCTTCCGGGACCTGGAGTCCCTCAACCACTACCGGGAGCGCGTCGCCGCGGGGGACGACCCCGGCGCCGTCGTTGACAGCCTGCGCGCGAACTCCCGCGACAACGCCCGCACGCCCGTGCAGTGGGAGCCGGGCCCCGGCGCCGGGTTCACCACGGGGACGCCGTGGATCCCCATCGCCCCCAACGCCGACGAGGTCAACGCCGCCAGCCAGGTTGGGGTCCCGGGCAGCGTCTTCGAGCACTACCGGGCGCTCATCTCCCTGCGGCACGCCGAGCCCGCGATGGCGCTGGGCGCCTTCCGGCTCCTCGACGCCGCCAGCCCCGACACCTGGATCATCCTGCGCTCGTGGAAGGGCGCCGACGGCGCCGCGCGCCAGATCCTCCTCCTAGCCGCCTACGGGAGCGCGCCCCTGGACCTGACCGAGGGCGGCGCCCTGCGGGCGCGTCTCGCGGCGGAGGGCCTTGACCTGGGGGAGTGGGCCGACGCCGAGCGCGCGCTGACCGCCTCCCTGCCCGCGGATCAGGCCGGCGTCCTGGGCCGGGGGGCCCCCGACCGCCTGGAGGCGTGGGACTCCCTCATCCTGCGCCGCGTCCTCTGA